From Medicago truncatula cultivar Jemalong A17 chromosome 7, MtrunA17r5.0-ANR, whole genome shotgun sequence, a single genomic window includes:
- the LOC11426236 gene encoding UPF0481 protein At3g47200 produces the protein MMTSQTTLEKKIVELENSKQIPQNSRPKIQRVQEYLRNRKNFEKHYSPKLVSIGPIHHDNPNLKTGEKYKLMWAAKYLENIGRNPRDLHKKIADNINELKGHFSDDVLTLTGQSLEDFGSLEEKLSWMLFVDGCSLLHILEKAKLHVPGQMNIKVDQLVLVMMDVLLLENQLPYEVLKLLWKDSDESELIKSMKNFLKCHHWATPDNKRNRRKRRNQETSNIVPDKTGKEQHSVLITNESETPSEKEKDMVPKRKGEGEHSLSIRNESQLETPFHLLDLQRNIILITSTTKINKESWSQKSSDEKVKMMTYRNIQDLRAVGIRLKSSKTRRPRDIDFSEGLFAAELTLPEIVVDDTSAATFLNLIAYEMCPDFDNDYGICSFAAFMDSLIDNPEDVKLLRSKGILLNSLGSDEEVAELFNIISTDLVPNSETYFEVRAKIHDHYCNRCNTWIAEGFHTYFSNPWAIIAFIAAFTALVLTFIQTWFTVNPASK, from the exons ATGATGACATCCCAAACTacccttgaaaaaaaaattgtggagcTAGAAAATTCAAAGCAAATACCCCAAAATTCACGACCAAAGATACAAAGGGTGCAAGAGTATCTAAGAAATAGGAAAAACTTTGAGAAGCATTACTCACCCAAGTTAGTGTCAATAGGTCCTATCCATCATGACAATCCAAATCTGAAGACAGGAGAGAAGTACAAGCTTATGTGGGCCGCAAAATACCTCGAGAATATAGGCCGCAATCCACGCGATCTACACAAAAAGATTGCCGATAACATTAATGAACTGAAGGGTCATTTTAGCGATGATGTTTTAACTTTAACCGGCCAGTCTCTTGAAGACTTTGGTAGCCTTGAAGAAAAGCTGTCGTGGATGTTGTTTGTGGATGGATGTTCTTTGCTACATATCTTGGAGAAAGCCAAGCTTCATGTACCAGGGCAAATGAATATTAAGGTTGATCAACTGGTTCTTGTGATGATGGATGTGCTTTTGTTGGAGAATCAACTTCCTTATGAAGTCCTCAAACTATTGTGGAAAGATAGCGACGAGAGTGAATTGATAAAAAGCATGAAGAATTTCCTCAAATGTCATCATTGGGCCACACCAGATAATAAGAGGAACAGGAGGAAGCGACGCAATCAAGAGACTAGCAATATAGTTCCAGACAAAACAGGAAAAGAACAACATAGCGTATTGATAACGAATGAGTCAGAGACACCATCAGAGAAGGAGAAGGACATGGttccaaaaagaaaaggagaaggaGAACATAGTTTATCAATACGAAATGAGTCACAGTTAGAGACACCCTTTCATCTTCTTGATCTTCAGCGTAATATCATCCTCATTACATCTACAACCAAG ATTAACAAAGAGAGTTGGAGTCAGAAGAGTTCAGATGAAAAGGTCAAGATGATGACATACCGGAACATACAAGATCTAAGAGCTGTAGGAATAAGACTTAAGTCAAGCAAGACACGAAGGCCAAGAGACATAGATTTCTCCGAAGGATTGTTCGCTGCAGAACTGACTCTTCCTGAGATCGTTGTGGACGACACTTCAGCCGCTACTTTCCTCAACCTGATAGCATATGAGATGTGTCCAGATTTTGACAACGACTACGGGATTTGTTCTTTTGCAGCTTTCATGGACTCGCTTATCGACAATCCTGAAGATGTCAAGTTACTAAGATCAAAAGGGATTTTGCTCAATTCCCTTGGGAGTGATGAGGAAGTTGCTGAACTTTTCAATATCATAAGTACTGACTTGGTACCTAACTCAGAAACATATTTTGAAGTTAGAGCCAAAATACATGATCATTATTGTAATAGATGCAATACATGGATAGCAGAGGGTTTTCACACTTACTTCAGCAATCCTTGGGCCATTATTGCATTCATTGCTGCGTTTACTGCCCTTGTTCTTACTTTCATTCAAACATGGTTTACGGTTAACCCGGCTAGCAAATAA
- the LOC11426237 gene encoding uncharacterized protein, protein MMASQTINEKFVELQKSKQTPQNSRPKIQRVAEYLRNRKNFEKHYSPKLLSVGPIHHDNTNLKLGEKYKLMWAAKYIENTGHIPEDLHKKIADNIDELKGHFGDDVLTLTGKSLEGFGSLEEKLSWMLFVDGCSLLYILEKAKLDEPGHMNIKVDQLVLVMMDVLLLENQLPYVVLKLLWKDNDSELIKSMMTFLDCHHWATPDESQPDKEKDMVPKGKGEGEHSVSITNESQLETPTHLLDLQRKIILTTSNSKTKSNEANNNKWSQKNSDENVKKNSKEDVKMMTYRSIQDLRAVGIRLKSSATRRPTDVDFSAGWFAAKLTLPEIVVDDTSAATFLNLIAYEMCPDFENDYGICSFAAFMDSLIDRPEDVKELRSKGILLNSLGSDEEVADFFNIISTDLVPNTKIYFEVREKIHEHYCNKCKTWIALGFHTYFSNPWAIIAFLAAFIALALTFIQTWFAVDPAC, encoded by the exons ATGATGGCATCCCAAACTATTAATGAAAAATTTGTGGAgttacaaaaatcaaagcaaacaCCCCAAAATTCACGACCGAAAATACAAAGGGTGGCAGAGTATCTCAGAAATAGAAAAAACTTTGAGAAGCATTACTCGCCCAAGTTGTTGTCGGTAGGTCCTATCCATCATGACAACACAAATTTGAAGTTAGGAGAGAAGTACAAGCTTATGTGGGCAGCAAAATACATCGAAAACACTGGACACATTCCAGAGGATCTGCACAAAAAGATTGCAGATAACATTGATGAACTGAAGGGTCATTTTGGCGACGATGTTTTAACTTTAACTGGCAAGTCTCTTGAAGGCTTTGGAAGCCTCGAAGAAAAGCTGTCGTGGATGTTGTTCGTGGATGGATGTTCTTTGTTGTATATCTTAGAGAAAGCCAAGCTTGATGAACCTGGGCACATGAATATTAAAGTTGATCAACTGGTTCTTGTGATGATGGATGTGCTTCTGTTGGAGAATCAACTTCCTTACGTAGTACTCAAGCTATTGTGGAAAGATAACGATAGTGAATTGATAAAAAGCATGATGACTTTCCTCGACTGTCATCATTGGGCCACACCAGATGAGTCACAGCCAGATAAGGAGAAGGACATGGTTCCAAAAGGAAAGGGAGAAGGAGAACATAGTGTATCAATAACAAATGAGTCCCAGTTAGAGACACCCACTCATCTTCTTGATCTTCAGCGTAAAATCATCCTCACTACATCTAATTCCAAG ACTAAAAGCAATGAAGCTAACAACAATAAATGGAGTCAGAAGAATTCAGATGAAAATGTCAAGAAGAATTCAAAGGAAGATGTCAAGATGATGACATACAGGAGCATACAAGATCTAAGAGCAGTCGGAATAAGACTTAAGTCAAGTGCGACACGGAGGCCAACAGACGTAGATTTCTCTGCAGGATGGTTCGCTGCGAAACTGACTCTTCCTGAGATCGTTGTGGACGACACTTCAGCCGCAACTTTCCTCAACCTGATAGCATATGAGATGTGTCCAGATTTTGAGAACGACTACGGAATTTGTTCGTTTGCAGCTTTCATGGACTCACTCATTGACCGTCCTGAAGATGTGAAGGAATTGAGATCAAAAGGGATTTTGCTCAATTCCCTTGGGAGTGATGAGGAAGTTGCCGATTTTTTCAATATCATAAGTACTGACTTGGTAcctaatacaaaaatatattttgaagtcAGAGAAAAAATACATGAGCATTACTGTAATAAATGCAAGACTTGGATAGCGCTGGGTTTTCACACTTACTTCAGTAATCCTTGGGCCATTATTGCATTCCTTGCTGCGTTTATCGCCCTTGCTCTAACTTTCATTCAAACATGGTTTGCGGTTGACCCGGCTTGCTAG
- the LOC11409361 gene encoding UPF0481 protein At3g47200 isoform X2 — protein sequence MMASQPTLERKVVELQRYIDTNPTPPSSKPKIQRVAEYLRKRENFEKHYIPRFVSIGPIHHGSTDLELGEKYKLMWAAEYIKKTESILKDLHKKIADNIDTLKDRFSDDVLTLTRKSLDGFGSLEEKLSWILFVDGCSLLHILEKWKHFEQEHMTIVMMDVLLLENQLPYEVLKLLWKDDNQSALIESMTNFFNYLHLKRDDPRLEKEKKGEGQHSVSMPDESLLEPPNHLLDLHRKMILTASNSKELILRIKSWKWPWELCGKLHRWIGMNSERPSELRTMNSERPSELRTMNSERPSELRTHRNIQDLKAVGIRLKSSNTPSPKDIHFSDGWFTAELTLPMIIVTDSSASTFFNLTAYEMCPDFENKYEICSFVVFMESLIDHPEDVKELRSKGILRNKLGSDEEVAHLFNIISTDLRKSGTYNKVSENIHKHYRNKYKNWIAQRFHTHFSNPWAITAFLAAFIALALTFIQTWFTVNPPRK from the exons ATGATGGCATCCCAACCTACCCTTGAAAGAAAAGTTGTGGAGCTACAAAGGTACATAGATACAAATCCAACACCCCCAAGTTCAAAACCAAAGATACAAAGGGTGGCAGAGTATCtcagaaagagagaaaattttgAGAAGCATTACATCCCAAGGTTTGTATCAATAGGTCCCATCCATCATGGCAGTACAGATCTGGAGTTAGGAGAGAAGTACAAGCTTATGTGGGCAGCAGAATACATCAAAAAAACTGAAAGCATTCTGAAAGATCTGCACAAAAAGATTGCCGATAACATTGATACGCTGAAGGATCGTTTTAGCGATGATGTTTTAACTTTAACCCGCAAGTCTCTTGACGGCTTTGGTAGCCTCGAAGAAAAGCTGTCATGGATATTGTTCGTGGATGGATGTTCTTTGTTGCATATCTTGGAGAAATGGAAGCATTTTGAACAAGAGCACATGACTATTGTGATGATGGATGTGCTTTTGTTGGAGAATCAACTGCCTTATGAAGTACTCAAGCTATTGTGGAAAGACGACAACCAGAGTGCATTAATAGAAAGCATGACGAATTTCTTCAACTATCTTCATTTGAAACGAGATGATCCACGGttagagaaggagaagaaaggAGAAGGACAACATAGTGTATCAATGCCAGATGAGTCACTGTTAGAGCCACCCAATCATCTTCTTGATCTGCATCGTAAAATGATCCTCACTGCATCTAATTCCAAG GAGCTTATTCTAAGAATAAAGTCATGGAAATGGCCATGGGAGCTTTGTGGAAAACTACACAGATGGATTGGGATGAATTCAGAGCGACCTTCCGAATTGAGGACGATGAATTCAGAGCGACCTTCCGAATTGAGGACGATGAATTCAGAGCGACCTTCCGAATTGAGGACACACAGGAACATACAAGATCTAAAAGCTGTAGGAATAAGACTTAAGTCAAGCAATACACCAAGCCCAAAAGACATACATTTCTCCGATGGATGGTTCACTGCAGAACTGACTCTTCCTATGATCATTGTGACCGACAGTTCAGCCTCTACTTTCTTCAACCTGACAGCATATGAGATGTGTCCAGATTTTGAGAACAAATACGAAATTTGTTCTTTTGTAGTTTTCATGGAGTCACTCATCGACCATCCTGAAGATGTGAAGGAATTGAGATCAAAAGGGATTTTGCGCAATAAACTTGGGAGTGATGAGGAAGTTGCCCATCTTTTCAATATCATAAGTACCGACTTGAGAAAAAGTGGAACATATAATAAAGTTTCAGAAAACATACATAAGCATTACCGTAATAAATACAAGAATTGGATAGCGCAGCGTTTTCACACTCACTTCAGCAATCCTTGGGCCATTACTGCATTCCTTGCTGCGTTTATCGCCCTTGCTCTTACTTTCATTCAGACATGGTTTACGGTTAACCCACCAAGAAAATAA
- the LOC11409361 gene encoding UPF0481 protein At3g47200 isoform X1, with the protein MMASQPTLERKVVELQRYIDTNPTPPSSKPKIQRVAEYLRKRENFEKHYIPRFVSIGPIHHGSTDLELGEKYKLMWAAEYIKKTESILKDLHKKIADNIDTLKDRFSDDVLTLTRKSLDGFGSLEEKLSWILFVDGCSLLHILEKWKHFEQEHMTIVMMDVLLLENQLPYEVLKLLWKDDNQSALIESMTNFFNYLHLKRDDPRLEKEKKGEGQHSVSMPDESLLEPPNHLLDLHRKMILTASNSKTKENKWSQELILRIKSWKWPWELCGKLHRWIGMNSERPSELRTMNSERPSELRTMNSERPSELRTHRNIQDLKAVGIRLKSSNTPSPKDIHFSDGWFTAELTLPMIIVTDSSASTFFNLTAYEMCPDFENKYEICSFVVFMESLIDHPEDVKELRSKGILRNKLGSDEEVAHLFNIISTDLRKSGTYNKVSENIHKHYRNKYKNWIAQRFHTHFSNPWAITAFLAAFIALALTFIQTWFTVNPPRK; encoded by the exons ATGATGGCATCCCAACCTACCCTTGAAAGAAAAGTTGTGGAGCTACAAAGGTACATAGATACAAATCCAACACCCCCAAGTTCAAAACCAAAGATACAAAGGGTGGCAGAGTATCtcagaaagagagaaaattttgAGAAGCATTACATCCCAAGGTTTGTATCAATAGGTCCCATCCATCATGGCAGTACAGATCTGGAGTTAGGAGAGAAGTACAAGCTTATGTGGGCAGCAGAATACATCAAAAAAACTGAAAGCATTCTGAAAGATCTGCACAAAAAGATTGCCGATAACATTGATACGCTGAAGGATCGTTTTAGCGATGATGTTTTAACTTTAACCCGCAAGTCTCTTGACGGCTTTGGTAGCCTCGAAGAAAAGCTGTCATGGATATTGTTCGTGGATGGATGTTCTTTGTTGCATATCTTGGAGAAATGGAAGCATTTTGAACAAGAGCACATGACTATTGTGATGATGGATGTGCTTTTGTTGGAGAATCAACTGCCTTATGAAGTACTCAAGCTATTGTGGAAAGACGACAACCAGAGTGCATTAATAGAAAGCATGACGAATTTCTTCAACTATCTTCATTTGAAACGAGATGATCCACGGttagagaaggagaagaaaggAGAAGGACAACATAGTGTATCAATGCCAGATGAGTCACTGTTAGAGCCACCCAATCATCTTCTTGATCTGCATCGTAAAATGATCCTCACTGCATCTAATTCCAAG actaaagaaaataaatggagTCAGGAGCTTATTCTAAGAATAAAGTCATGGAAATGGCCATGGGAGCTTTGTGGAAAACTACACAGATGGATTGGGATGAATTCAGAGCGACCTTCCGAATTGAGGACGATGAATTCAGAGCGACCTTCCGAATTGAGGACGATGAATTCAGAGCGACCTTCCGAATTGAGGACACACAGGAACATACAAGATCTAAAAGCTGTAGGAATAAGACTTAAGTCAAGCAATACACCAAGCCCAAAAGACATACATTTCTCCGATGGATGGTTCACTGCAGAACTGACTCTTCCTATGATCATTGTGACCGACAGTTCAGCCTCTACTTTCTTCAACCTGACAGCATATGAGATGTGTCCAGATTTTGAGAACAAATACGAAATTTGTTCTTTTGTAGTTTTCATGGAGTCACTCATCGACCATCCTGAAGATGTGAAGGAATTGAGATCAAAAGGGATTTTGCGCAATAAACTTGGGAGTGATGAGGAAGTTGCCCATCTTTTCAATATCATAAGTACCGACTTGAGAAAAAGTGGAACATATAATAAAGTTTCAGAAAACATACATAAGCATTACCGTAATAAATACAAGAATTGGATAGCGCAGCGTTTTCACACTCACTTCAGCAATCCTTGGGCCATTACTGCATTCCTTGCTGCGTTTATCGCCCTTGCTCTTACTTTCATTCAGACATGGTTTACGGTTAACCCACCAAGAAAATAA